The following proteins are co-located in the Panthera tigris isolate Pti1 chromosome F2, P.tigris_Pti1_mat1.1, whole genome shotgun sequence genome:
- the PDP1 gene encoding pyruvate dehyrogenase phosphatase catalytic subunit 1 isoform X1: MCVCPGPRRIGIPVRSASLPLFSDAMPAPTQLFFPLIRNCELSRIYGTACYCHHKHLCCSSPYVPQSRLRYAPHPAYATFCRPKESWWQYNTQGRRYASTPQRFYLTPPQVNSILKANEYSFKVPEFDGKNVSSVLGFDSNQLPANAPIEDRRSAATCLQTRGMLLGVFDGHAGCACSQAVSERLFYYIAVSLLPHETLLEIENAVESGRALLPILQWHKHPNDYFSKEASKLYFNSLRTYWQELIDLNTGESTDIDVKEALINAFKRLDNDISLEAQVGDPNSFLNYLVLRVAFSGATACVAHVDGVDLHVANTGDSRAMLGVQEEDGSWSAVTLSNDHNAQNERELERLKLEHPKNEAKSVVKQDRLLGLLMPFRAFGDVKFKWSIDLQKRVIESGPDQLNDNEYTKFIPPNYYTPPYLTAEPEVTYHRLRPQDKFLVLATDGLWETMHRQDVVRIVGEYLTGMHHQQPIAVGGYKVTLGQMHGLLTERRAKMSSVFEDQNAATHLIRHAVGNNEFGAVDHERLSKMLSLPEELARMYRDDITIIVVQFNSHVVGAYQNQE; encoded by the exons atgtgtgtgtgtcccGGGCCCAGACGAATTG GAATCCCCGTCAGAAGTGCCAGCCTGCCGCTGTTCTCTGATGCCATGCCAGCACCAACTCAACTGTTTTTCCCTCTGATCCGTAACTGTGAACTGAGCAGAATCTATGGCACCGCGTGTTACTGCCACCACAAACACCTCTGCTGTTCGTCGCCTTACGTTCCTCAGAGTCGCCTGCGATACGCACCCCACCCGGCCTATGCCACCTTTTGCAGGCCGAAGGAGAGCTGGTGGCAGTACAACACCCAGGGAAGGAGATACGCCTCCACGCCGCAGAGATTTTACCTCACACCCCCACAGGTCAACAGCATCCTGAAAGCCAACGAATACAGCTTCAAAGTGCCAGAATTCGATGGCAAAAATGTCAGTTCCGTCCTTGGATTTGACAGCAATCAGCTGCCTGCAAATGCACCCATCGAGGACCGGAGAAGTGCAGCTACTTGCTTGCAGACCAGAGGGATGCTCTTGGGGGTTTTTGATGGCCATGCCGGCTGTGCTTGTTCCCAGGCAGTCAGTGAGAGACTCTTTTATTACATTGCCGTCTCCTTGTTGCCCCATGAGACTTTGCTAGAGATTGAAAATGCAGTCGAGAGTGGCCGGGCACTGCTGCCCATTCTCCAGTGGCACAAGCACCCCAATGATTACTTCAGTAAGGAGGCGTCCAAATTGTATTTCAACAGCTTAAGGACTTACTGGCAAGAACTTATAGACCTCAACACCGGGGAGTCTACTGATATTGATGTGAAGGAGGCTTTAATTAATGCTTTCAAGAGGCTCGACAATGACATCTCTTTGGAGGCTCAAGTCGGTGATCCCAATTCTTTTCTCAATTACTTGGTGCTTCGAGTGGCATTTTCTGGGGCCACTGCTTGTGTGGCCCATGTAGATGGCGTCGACCTTCACGTGGCCAATACCGGCGATAGCAGAGCCATGCTGGGTGTGCAGGAAGAGGACGGCTCTTGGTCGGCAGTCACTCTCTCAAATGACCACAATGCTCAGAATGAAAGAGAACTGGAACGGCTGAAATTGGAGCACCCAAAGAATGAGGCCAAGAGCGTGGTGAAACAGGATCGGCTGCTTGGCTTGCTGATGCCTTTTAGGGCTTTTGGAGACGTAAAGTTCAAATGGAGCATTGACCTTCAAAAGAGAGTGATAGAATCAGGCCCAGACCAGTTGAATGACAATGAATATACCAAGTTTATCCCTCCTAATTATTATACACCTCCTTATCTCACTGCTGAGCCAGAGGTGACTTATCACCGATTAAGGCCACAGGATAAGTTTCTGGTGTTGGCTACTGATGGGTTGTGGGAGACGATGCATAGGCAGGATGTGGTTAGGATTGTGGGTGAGTACCTGACGGGCATGCATCACCAACAGCCAATAGCTGTTGGCGGCTACAAGGTGACTCTAGGACAGATGCATGGCCTTTTAACAGAAAGGAGAGCCAAGATGTCCTCGGTATTCGAGGATCAGAATGCAGCAACCCATCTCATTCGTCACGCGGTGGGCAACAACGAGTTTGGAGCTGTAGACCACGAGCGCCTCTCCAAAATGCTCAGTCTTCCTGAGGAGCTTGCTCGGATGTACAGAGACGACATAACAATCATCGTGGTTCAGTTCAATTCTCATGTTGTAGGGGCATATCAAAACCAGGAATAG
- the PDP1 gene encoding pyruvate dehyrogenase phosphatase catalytic subunit 1 isoform X2: protein MPAPTQLFFPLIRNCELSRIYGTACYCHHKHLCCSSPYVPQSRLRYAPHPAYATFCRPKESWWQYNTQGRRYASTPQRFYLTPPQVNSILKANEYSFKVPEFDGKNVSSVLGFDSNQLPANAPIEDRRSAATCLQTRGMLLGVFDGHAGCACSQAVSERLFYYIAVSLLPHETLLEIENAVESGRALLPILQWHKHPNDYFSKEASKLYFNSLRTYWQELIDLNTGESTDIDVKEALINAFKRLDNDISLEAQVGDPNSFLNYLVLRVAFSGATACVAHVDGVDLHVANTGDSRAMLGVQEEDGSWSAVTLSNDHNAQNERELERLKLEHPKNEAKSVVKQDRLLGLLMPFRAFGDVKFKWSIDLQKRVIESGPDQLNDNEYTKFIPPNYYTPPYLTAEPEVTYHRLRPQDKFLVLATDGLWETMHRQDVVRIVGEYLTGMHHQQPIAVGGYKVTLGQMHGLLTERRAKMSSVFEDQNAATHLIRHAVGNNEFGAVDHERLSKMLSLPEELARMYRDDITIIVVQFNSHVVGAYQNQE, encoded by the coding sequence ATGCCAGCACCAACTCAACTGTTTTTCCCTCTGATCCGTAACTGTGAACTGAGCAGAATCTATGGCACCGCGTGTTACTGCCACCACAAACACCTCTGCTGTTCGTCGCCTTACGTTCCTCAGAGTCGCCTGCGATACGCACCCCACCCGGCCTATGCCACCTTTTGCAGGCCGAAGGAGAGCTGGTGGCAGTACAACACCCAGGGAAGGAGATACGCCTCCACGCCGCAGAGATTTTACCTCACACCCCCACAGGTCAACAGCATCCTGAAAGCCAACGAATACAGCTTCAAAGTGCCAGAATTCGATGGCAAAAATGTCAGTTCCGTCCTTGGATTTGACAGCAATCAGCTGCCTGCAAATGCACCCATCGAGGACCGGAGAAGTGCAGCTACTTGCTTGCAGACCAGAGGGATGCTCTTGGGGGTTTTTGATGGCCATGCCGGCTGTGCTTGTTCCCAGGCAGTCAGTGAGAGACTCTTTTATTACATTGCCGTCTCCTTGTTGCCCCATGAGACTTTGCTAGAGATTGAAAATGCAGTCGAGAGTGGCCGGGCACTGCTGCCCATTCTCCAGTGGCACAAGCACCCCAATGATTACTTCAGTAAGGAGGCGTCCAAATTGTATTTCAACAGCTTAAGGACTTACTGGCAAGAACTTATAGACCTCAACACCGGGGAGTCTACTGATATTGATGTGAAGGAGGCTTTAATTAATGCTTTCAAGAGGCTCGACAATGACATCTCTTTGGAGGCTCAAGTCGGTGATCCCAATTCTTTTCTCAATTACTTGGTGCTTCGAGTGGCATTTTCTGGGGCCACTGCTTGTGTGGCCCATGTAGATGGCGTCGACCTTCACGTGGCCAATACCGGCGATAGCAGAGCCATGCTGGGTGTGCAGGAAGAGGACGGCTCTTGGTCGGCAGTCACTCTCTCAAATGACCACAATGCTCAGAATGAAAGAGAACTGGAACGGCTGAAATTGGAGCACCCAAAGAATGAGGCCAAGAGCGTGGTGAAACAGGATCGGCTGCTTGGCTTGCTGATGCCTTTTAGGGCTTTTGGAGACGTAAAGTTCAAATGGAGCATTGACCTTCAAAAGAGAGTGATAGAATCAGGCCCAGACCAGTTGAATGACAATGAATATACCAAGTTTATCCCTCCTAATTATTATACACCTCCTTATCTCACTGCTGAGCCAGAGGTGACTTATCACCGATTAAGGCCACAGGATAAGTTTCTGGTGTTGGCTACTGATGGGTTGTGGGAGACGATGCATAGGCAGGATGTGGTTAGGATTGTGGGTGAGTACCTGACGGGCATGCATCACCAACAGCCAATAGCTGTTGGCGGCTACAAGGTGACTCTAGGACAGATGCATGGCCTTTTAACAGAAAGGAGAGCCAAGATGTCCTCGGTATTCGAGGATCAGAATGCAGCAACCCATCTCATTCGTCACGCGGTGGGCAACAACGAGTTTGGAGCTGTAGACCACGAGCGCCTCTCCAAAATGCTCAGTCTTCCTGAGGAGCTTGCTCGGATGTACAGAGACGACATAACAATCATCGTGGTTCAGTTCAATTCTCATGTTGTAGGGGCATATCAAAACCAGGAATAG